aggaaaaatatgtttttcaggGTCTTTGAAGCCAAAATATAAGTTTAATTGGATTCCCTGATCTGCTCTTCTGTGCTTTTGATCCGTTCCCTTAATTTGTTGAACTTTATCTACAAGATAAAATTGAATGAATTTCTGCTTTCACTTGAGCAATATACTTTATTGGTATAATACCTTCAAGGGTTGTAAAATAAACTGCAGAAGACAGCTAATGTCAGATAATGTTGCATTCGCAGAAGATGAGCGACAAGTTTTCTTTGTGGGTGGCCGTTGCATGTCAAATATGAGCTGAGGAACCTCCTCTACgttctccatccttctctcaacatcccccctacacacacacacacacacacacacacacacacacacacacacacacacatacacacacacatactaacgCTCATACACACTTTCTTTTTACTCACGTTTGGATCTTTCCTGCTCACCGGCCCTTTCTGTCACGCCGGCTCTGGACTGTCATAGAAACAGATTGTGATCCAAGcccctctcctgttctctgcAGTTACATAAATGTCACATACTGTCGGAGTCCTAAACAGTATTTTTAGACTGGCATAGACAGGGTCGATAATGATGCCAGCCTTCAACAGTGCCATTACATAACAAGGAAGGAAAAGGGGGGTTGGTGCACCAGCATGGCAGTTTTTTCAACAGTACGCtatacttttttccccttatcTGGCAGGCTTAGTTCAAGTACACTGAGCTGCGATACTGTATGAGGTGCACCCATGCTTGTTTGTTGTAGAAGAATACACTGTGGAAAAGTGATCTTACTGCAACCCATCATCGTTTTAAagaatacatgttttttatCGCATGCATCCCCAGACAGGCTGCTGCAGAAGGTTTTTCAGCAAATCAATCCACAGACATTTGAAAGGACTTGAGGATATGAGGTCTGTGGGCTTCTCCTAAGGCACAAAGGCCGTGGCGCTGCTGTTTACCCCCCGGGACTTTATCAATTAAATAGTAAGGATTACAGTATAGCAGTCCATTCAATATCTCCTGTGGCCtgtcagcaccatggacagcatCAGACTGGTGCAGCTTTCCCCTCTGGACCCCCTATACGGTTCCTGCTACCTTCAGAATGTTTTGAAACAGAAATACCAAGGGAAGGAATCAGATCAAGTTTTCTGTGCACTGTTCTGACTGAGAGTAAAATCACTGACAAAAACTGTCTGAGGTGCtgttcagcagctgtttttgtCGGCTGGGACGGTAAAGTAGCAGAACATCTTCTTTGACCATATCATATAGAATGCCTTGCTCTACgtatatattaattttaatttaaatggtTTGATTTGCTGTAtcgattttttttaagttattaaaACATTGCTTTGGGGATGCAATGTCACATGAAAGTTGAAATGCTTCGAGCACCAGTTGATCAATCAGCTGCATTGCTGAGGTATTGTTTTACTGATGGTTTCCTAACCACCATTGGAAATGCACCAAGACAAGCTGCACAATGTCTCTATCATGTTGTATTGCTTGGGAGTAAAACGTAATAAAATTACAaccaagcaaaacaaaaaacagacattatggGCTACACTAATAAAATGCAGGTACAGGACAAGTTAATCAAAGAGAATTGAAATGAGCAGACCTGACACTTCCAGTCTGACACATTAAGGATGCTGACAAATAAGCCGGGTATAATGCAAGGATTGATTGCCCTGAGTTTCTCTCCAAATGAAGCCTCTTACCTAGTAGGTAATTAGGAAGCGAGCAGATGCTAGTATTGAGCGCTCCGAGTGCCTGAGAGAGGCAGtaattgttttctgttgattaCATGGCCTTTGGACAGAAAAATGGGTCACGGCGCCAGTGGCTGAGTAGACCTTCCACCGCACAGTGTTACAACAAATACGCAAGCATGGGAAAGTGTGAGGAAGGGAATGGAAACGCGACCGAAAAGGTGACTTCATCTTCCAACAGTGAAAGCTGCTTAAAGATCAAGGCAAAATTTGGAAATTGAATTGGCAATTTTACAATAACAAATGATAAAATAGAGAAATATGTAACAATGTGAAAGTTACAGTTCACTGCTTAATTGTTTGGGTTCAGTCTTACTGCCCCTCAAGGTGTTGCTTTCTTCAGTGGgtctaaaaacaacaacactacacTACCTGTTCAGCACCAAATGGCAGACAGACATTGTAAGTGAACCATAGTGGAGCATCTAGCAGCTTAAGAAGCAAATAATTCCTTCATAAGTTGGTAGAGACCCAAAACTGAGCTCAAGAGgagtaaatattgttttgttttcctcacatttCCTTTGGTTCCTTTTAGGTCGTTGTTGTTATAATTAGTCCATTACTTTTACTAAGTCAAGTCAAGATGTTTTATGAATTGTTTAATATCCGATTTAAGCGTTTCTCTTACCTTTCTtcttaaaaaatctaaataaaaccACCAGTACTAAATATTCTGGCATTAACAAAACTTCATACAGGCTTTTTTATTAAGATAAGTTGCGCAGAACTGTGCGCACATATTTATCATACAACAAATGGAGAGCGTCGTTAGAGATGTGCAGTGAGTGGCCCTTTAGTCCTGTAAGAAAAAACCTCAGTCTCTTTATTGGCAGAAATCCATAGAGAAGATTCtgtgaaatttaaattttattgaATGCtggcgccatctgctggtcacaACCTCAAcactctccttctcctgtgAGTTGTGTGACGGTGTGAGGTCACCATGAACCAAATCATGTGGCAGGGCAAAACCTCATCTGCCACAGCCAGCTGTCAAtaagaaatatattaaatatatatatatatatatatatatatatatatatattgttgacTGGGAACCACAGATTTGTGGTGGGCACTGACAGTTTCCTGCAAAACATCTTCCAAAGGTCCAAAGTTCATCTGGGTGACGCAGTTTCAACGTCAACACAATGGCAAAGGCCTTAATTTACATTTGGTAATCTAGCAGATTAAGAAGGATAGCTCAAAGATAAATAGGGCTGCCCCTCGTTCTTTTTCCACAGTTGAACTCCTCTTGGCTGTGCCGAATGTTGCCCGGGCAACCTCATGTCACTGTGTCAGAGTTACAATATCCCTCTGTCTCAGCTCGGCTCATCTGTTCAGTTGATTACGCCTGTGCAGTGTCTTCAATGTATCTTCTGTCTGACaacaactgaaaacaaaaactacattacatttacatattgtaGACTACAACTTGTaaatgtcatgttgtttttgttgcaggtaagtttgtaaaaaaaaaaggaaaggaaatagATCCcccaacacacaacacatgcgcacacatcaCTTTGACAAGTAATTAAAAGTTCAAATAGGCTACACTGTTTTCATTAATGTACCAATTGATGTTCGTAAAATATTTCCTACTTTGGTGATATTCGAGATAAGCCAGATGGCATTGCAAGCACATTGAATTAGTCATTTTTCCAACATTGTCATtaaccaaatttaaaaaagtttaatgcTCAATAaatcattcaacattttttcccctgtattTTGGAACTCataaagaccaaaaccaacacaaaccaaaagaaTCTAGGCCTATATACTGTAATTGTAGGTTATAATACCAGATAGTATTGAAAACAGTATTtgacacaatacacacacaaacatggactTCATTTTTCCGGTGCGTGATGGAATAGAGACACTTTCATTGTGTGAAATTGCTGTTTATACTGCACAGACAACTATTTCAAGAAAAAGAGTGaattgtgcgtgcgtgcgtgcgtgcgtgcgtgcgtgcgtgcgtgcgtgcgtgcgtgcgtgtgtttccaCTTGTCCCAGccgtgttcatgtttgtgtacCTGGCGGAGTGTAGGAGGCCCAGACAGTTTTACTGGAATGCCTATGAGTGGGCAGCTGGCTTGTTAAAAACTCTGTAGAGATTTGTTGTCAGCACACATatgggaaaaatgtgttttggctCAATAGTGACAACTATATATTGTAATTTGTTCCCCTACAAATGGAGCAGTTGAGTCACGACAACTAAAATTTCGCACACACGCTCTCCCGTTGTCATAGGAGGTATCCACTGTGgtgcaagtgaaaaaaaaaaccccaatatgATTCATGCAGCTTTTGAGGATAAGACGCAGAACACAAAACCACGCAGATCAGGAGCCTCAGAAGTCAGAACGTCCGCCGTGTCTTTCAAGCCTCCGTCCATGTTGGAGGAATATTCTGTGCAGCAGGGAGAAGTCGGAGAAACCACAGTCATGTAGAAAAAGCTGGGCTGTGGCCTCCGTCTTGCAGCAGTTCCTCCCCCTCGTCTGGAAGCTGCTGAGTTCTTCTCCAGATGTGGCTGCCTGATCTTTTTAATGATACACTGGCGCAGGCAGAGCAAAacagaaatggggggggggctgaaaacaacacaaacaaggcTCCGTGAGAGGCGGGGGTGATGAGCGAGCTTGCTCATGTGTTTGAGCTTTCTTTGCACAGCCTATAATGAGTAATTCTACTTTCACTTTACTTGGTTTTATTGGACTTTTGGAGAGGTAAGAACTACAGTATAGAATTATACAAGAGGATGTTCCTGTTGCTCTGGAGCCTTTTTCCCTATGAGGATATTCTCTGAGgttttgagaaagaaaacaggatcTTTGACATGAGTTCACTAGGACGTATTGATACTGAAATGGTTCACTGGGCCTTTTAATCAAGATCAAATGTAACTGCAACAGCCGATAGTCATGAAAACAATGATGGCCTTtcacatgaacatttttttcagccttTGTATTCCATTTAAGTGAAATGTAAGTCCAGGCTTTCCACcctgaatgaaaacatgacatcaaCAAATGCTCTCTAAAAAACCAGCCAGGAATTTCCCTGATGAGACATCTGCGTGTTGCTGGgtgatttctttcccccctctcacacTCGCAGTTATGCCAGTTGCTTAACCAGCAGGTGTCTTTGACTTGGTCATCCTCCAGAGAGAACAGGTTGCACAGCTGtctggcgcgcacacacacatgtgtgtgtgtgtgtgtgtgtgtgtgtgtgtgtgtgtgtgtgcgcgaaaAGAGGGCGAAAGCGGAACTTAATGAACGATGGCAAACAACTTCTTTACTCGGGTGGACTCTCGGGTTCTCGTTGGACAGCTCTGGCAGGGAGATGCCCCTCCGCTCCGTCTTTTGTGCGTGCAAGTGGGCCAAACAAAAGCTTATTGAGGAATCTCCGGGAAGCCCAAGCTGTTGGAAAGGAATGCCCCCCTCTGTCTTGTGGATCAGTGCTTCAGTCTTAATCAGTCACCAGAGGGCCTGGTGGGCTGGGGGCCTCCGGGCCATGGCGGGCGGACAGGAACTCACTCACTCTTGACCTCTCTTGGCTCAATAAAATCTGTTAGCTGAACACAGACGGGCAAACGGCTGGTGATTGTTGCCGATAAATCAAACTAACTGCCCCTATTAGCCTTTTTCATCCGCATACTGGCTCAACCCTTATGTAATCTCTGCCAAGTCGGGGAGTGACTAATTATTCAAATGTCTGGAAAACGAGTGCAACATTGCAGTGACCCTAAAGTGTCATATGCAAGGTTTCGATGAATGACAACGAATAGTGAACACAGTTTCTTGGACAGACTTTAGATTTGTCTTTCTAGAAAAGAGCAATTTCGTTTGTCTCAACCCTTATGTAATCTCTGCCAAGTCAGGGAGTGACTAATTATTCCAATGTACTGTATACGTCGTccctttttagttttattttctccaaacaaaaaataataataaataaaataataaaattggTGGCCAGTGAGAAGCTAGTGGCAAAGTCCAGCTTCCAAAGTCAAAGTGGAAAAAGTTGGAAGTTTCTTTTGTGGAGCAGAAATAATGGAAACATAAAGGGTGTGTGTTTCCCACTATTAAGGCGGAGTTTTCTCCCCGGGGTCCTGAGCCAAACTGGCGTTATGTAACGGATTCACTGCTTCTCATCCTGATGTGGAAGTGACCCGAGAGTTCCCGGGCAGTCAGGACATGGAGCATGCGCTCGTTCCCAGGGCTCCGTCCGCACAAGGGGAGTGGAGGATGTGGTAAGACAATTGTTCAGCCTCCAGCTTAATTGACAACTGACCTCGAACGCTGCCAAGGACCAAGTCTGCGTTGGTTAATACTCAACTCGGGGCTGCTGCTTTCTGTGCCTGAAGGGggatctgggggggggggggggggggggaaatggcaCTTTAGATTTTGAAAGCAGCCGGACACACGCGAACATGGGCAGCGGTCCGAGCCGGGGGAAGAAGGTCGCTCCTGCGCGTGCCAGCGAGGGGACCGTGGCCGGAGCTGCAGCCGGCGTCACTTCAGCCGAACGGGACAGCCGTCCGCTCCGGCCCCCGCAGGGCCGCGCGCAGCCGGACCGCCACAGCGAGGGGCCCGACTCCGACCTCTCCggggaggacgacgacgacgccgacggcggcggcggcggcgtcgtcGGCGGGCCGGACGCGGTTCTGGCCGGCGGGCTTTCCGCGGAGAGGCCGCCTGCCAAGAAGAGTTTCGTGAAATCCAAAACGTACGGCCTGTGCCACCTCGGCCGCGCGGACGCCGAGGACGAGGGGAGCAGAGCCGAGGAGCCACGTGGCCCCCGCGGCGCGTCAGAGGATGTCAACAAGAGGCGCAACGACGCGTTCACGCGCCCACAAAAACGCACGTGCTCCAGTCAGCGCAGTGTAAGGACCTGTGTATTCTTTTCTAATATTGCATTAGGAGTGCCGTTGGATTTACGCACAAATTGACAGTTTGTTCTATAGCAGACTGGTTCTAAAATGACAGTGATGAGgttgtcttctctcttcttgCCTCCTCACAACAGAGCTTGGTGACAAGAGGGGCTCCGCTGGACGCTGTCCCCGCGTCAGAAAAACAATCGTGAGTTGACAACTCTATGATACATAATTGATCGATGGAGCTCAGGAGAGTAGTAAAAGCCGAGCAGGGGGCCGGGTCCAATTTAACTTACAGGGATCGAAATACCAACCCAGTGTTGTCAGTGCAGATCAGATTTGTCCGAAGTCTGCGGGCAGGGGAAGTAACAAACAAGTGTGCATGAAAACCGGAAGCACAACAAGGACATATTCACTTCCAAAGCCTTGATGACTTCAGAACAGCATTGCAACACATCCCAGTGAAACTTTATCAGttgattatttaaatgtcatCGTGGATTGTTTTactccaaaacaaaaagatttaaCTCATCATAATGCACTTATGGGCTCTATGTCCCTATAGATTtcctgttatgttttttttttttaatcagctttTCGTTGACATGCTCCTAAACTCTCCCCAGGACATTTGGCAGCTGCCATAGATCCTCTCTCACGACACCAGTCATCCTGTACGACGGATCAGAAGAGGAGCTGATGGACACTATTGAGAGAGAGTTcagttgacccccccccccccccccccccccccccccccagctgagCTACTGTCCCATTGATCCGTCTTCATGGGACACATCAGATTAAGGGGAACCAGGATTATTTCTGACAAATTCCCTGCTACATCGGGGGAAGGCATATTCCATGCAGGGTACATTCAACATCGTTTGTGTTGAACTTACACCGCTGCAGCCCCACTACGCCTTTGAATGCACCTATCTTACTTAACAACAAGTGACAGTTTCATTCTGGAGTTAATACACCAGCCTGAACAGATGCCAGCAGGTTTCTCTCAGACACCAGAGCGGTGGACTGAAAGAGGCCAGCTTGGTTtgttgtctgtctgctgtgctAAGACGTCACCGACACCCTCTCCATCCTGCTGGCCTCCCACAGAGCGCGCACCTTACTTGTTACCCATTACTTAACTCTACTTCAACTTGTCTGTTAATAGGTGAAGGAGTGAACACAGGCAGCACTCTGACTGCTGGAACTCCAGCAGTTCTGCGAATTTGAGCACATTCCTATGACTGTACTAAATGCAAAGATAACATTTTCCACCAGCAGTTTTGTACGCATAGTAATATGGCTCATGAATGGCAACCCTGCAAAGGTATGAGCTGTGACTGTTTATTTAAAGTTTCCTTCCTGACCACAGTTCCTGAATTTCTCCGCCCtaaagaagaaatgtgtggCAGCAGAGAGACTTTCAGTGCAGGCTCAGTTTGAACCAGCTGCATTTCTGCTGATGACACATCAGCCACATTCAAGCAACGAAGGCCTGCTGACACCTAGTGGTGGAACAGGGTAGTTTCGTTCATGGagcttttttttggtttattttaattatacatATCAGAACACTTAGTTAAAGGAAATGTGCATTTCAACCAgaataattttgtaaaaaaatatatatatttcaaataaacatgGACTATGCTGTATTTTAGAACACGTGGGAGAGAAACTGTTTATGTGTGCTTGTACGTTTACCTTTGTGAAGACCATTTgcagtcattcattttttcatagggctgtttgagggttaagacttgcttttagggttagggttaaattAAGGGGTAAAGGTTGGGGatagaaaagaaatacaaaatgctgtgtgtgtgtgtgtgtgtgtgtatatatgtgtgtgtgtgtgtgtgtgtgtgtgtgtgtgtgtgtgtgtgtgtgtgtgtgtgtgtgtgtgtgtgtgtgtgtgtgtgtgtgtgtgtgtgtgtgtgtgtgtgtgtgtgtgtgtgtgtgtgtgtgtgtgtgtgtgtgtgcgcgcgtgcgcgtcctgtccaataataataatccacatCAGAGGCAAAATCTTCATCTGTTTCATttaaccatcatcaccaccatgaACACAATAATCAATTATATATAGTACTATAAAATATTCTGCACATATTAAAAATATGcattcaataaaaaatactttcccAAAGTGTGAGTAAGACATGCACACTGAAGGAAGCACTTaaataaatactaaaataaaaactgttggaCATTGCATTGATTTTGGCATTTAGGAAATCATTTGTGTAAAtagtttgtgttattgttgctCCTCTGAAGGCCTGTAGAAAGACATCCTCCTCTGTACTGCTGTGAGGAGTTTGTGAGGCAGGAGGGGAAGTTGATTCCTGAGCACCTCAAGGCTCCACACACTCGTTGCAATGTAGTCTTCACAAATCCTgtcaaaagagaaacagaaactgcCATTTCTCATTTCTATTTTGGGAAAATTACatgaacagataaaaaaatatatcttgatCTATAAATAAAGAGCCAACTATTTTTGCTTGCCATAGCGGGACATGCACAGGTGAAACTAGTATCATTACCGTGGCTCGAACATGCAATGAAGCCATtgttaatcttaaaaaaatccACTTGTGTTTGACAAGTCAAAACATCTGTTTCTGTTGCCGCgttaaaattatgtttattttttatttatatatctgtgGTGTttgttaataaaatattttttgtcatgaaagataataataataataataataattttaatttatagagcacacAAATCTTACCTGTACAGAGGATATGGTTGCGTCTGGAAAACGAGTGCATCATTGCAGTGACCCTAAAGTGCAATAGGCATGGTTTCAATGAATGACAATGAATAGTGAACACAGTTTCTTGGacaaactttatatttttctaaatagaGCAATTTCGTTTGTTCTGATGATTTTCAAACTAAGGTCTGTAAAATTAGAATTTATTTCACATCTACTTTCCAGCTTCTGCAGTGATACTTACAGTGTCAACCAGGAGGATGTCGTCACAACTTCCACCAAACACAATAACATCAGAGTTTTTCCCAAGACACGCTGTGTGCCACAACCTTGGTTTGGAGaagaataaatacatacacaaaatCTGCTCATATTCTTACAAAAAGACCATCTTACTATCTGTCGATAAAGGATTAATAAACCAGACTATACATTCATaagtacacaacaacaactacaacactgaTTTGTTGCTACCTTGGCTTATCCGTATGGGTATGTTCGACTTCTctccatttctttgtttcaacATCAAGCAGCCACCCATCACCTGATGGGggataatgtgtttttttaatgagcttaaaaaaacaggaacagaggaaataaatgttgttgtttttaaatagtcTTACTCATTGGTTTGCAGTCTGAACTGAGACCTCCAAACAGGAACAAGGTGCTGTCTGATAccgctgtgagtgtgtgccacGATCTGCCCACTGGAGCGGTGGTAACGGGGGTTCtggaaaacata
The Scophthalmus maximus strain ysfricsl-2021 chromosome 15, ASM2237912v1, whole genome shotgun sequence DNA segment above includes these coding regions:
- the LOC118286455 gene encoding cystin-1 is translated as MGSGPSRGKKVAPARASEGTVAGAAAGVTSAERDSRPLRPPQGRAQPDRHSEGPDSDLSGEDDDDADGGGGGVVGGPDAVLAGGLSAERPPAKKSFVKSKTYGLCHLGRADAEDEGSRAEEPRGPRGASEDVNKRRNDAFTRPQKRTCSSQRSSLVTRGAPLDAVPASEKQSTFGSCHRSSLTTPVILYDGSEEELMDTIEREFS